One segment of Setaria viridis chromosome 4, Setaria_viridis_v4.0, whole genome shotgun sequence DNA contains the following:
- the LOC117853004 gene encoding putative receptor protein kinase ZmPK1 — protein sequence MGFSLSADRSSDVLRSPDGTFSCGFYKISPNSSTFSIWFSKVSERTVVWSANPLRPVYTWGSKVKLNVDGSMVLRDYGGQIVWTNNVSSSNAEQAQLLDTGNLIVKGKGDTILWQSFTSPTDTLLPTQRINATIKLVSTNRLLVPGHYSLHFDDQILISLFENQKDVSFIYWPDPTLTIWQKLRIPFMINTSGVLDSLGQFWGSDNTSFMAADWGSHIIRRLTLDYDGNLRLYSLDDNGTWSVTWMAFPQLCKIHGVCGRNGICVYTPVPTCVCPPGFEVIDQSDWGEGCRPKINITCDKQTVKFVHLPNTNFNGQDLSAHRSVSLNFCKQICLIDCNCNGFAYIQGLGDCYPKAILLNGRSLDGIGSVYLKIAKDLEVSGSSIPRPQVFGPEYGPNCSAANEYVIANFSNMNKASQNISKYLYFYGFLSAIFVAELIFIVLGWFILRRERGQLRGAWPAEAGYEMITNHFRRYTYRELVKATRKFKDELGRGASGIVYKGVLKDNRVVAVKKLGDINQGGEEFQHELSVIGRIYHMNLVRVWGFCSDGPHRILISEYVKNGSLEKTLFAVEGSEILLEWKQRFNIALGVARGLAYLHHECLEWVIHCDVKPENILLDENLVPKIADFGLAKLLNRGGSNIDVSRIQGTRGYLAPEWVSSLPITAKVDVYSFGVVLLELLKGARISDMENNENEEVEMVLGRIVRMLKENLQLDGTEQFWIPNFIDSRLNGDFNYLQARTMIKLAVSCLEEDRGRRPTMENVVQTLVSVDAVSSATKMGGVAY from the exons ATGG GCTTCTCTCTCTCAGCAGATCGCAGCTCCGATGTACTCCGTTCGCCAGATGGTACGTTCAGCTGTGGCTTCTACAAAATCTCCCCCAACTCATCCACCTTCTCCATTTGGTTCTCCAAAGTGTCTGAAAGAACTGTTGTATGGAGTGCAAATCCTCTCCGCCCTGTGTACACCTGGGGATCAAAGGTCAAGTTAAATGTCGATGGGAGCATGGTTCTAAGGGACTACGGTGGCCAGATTGTGTGGACCAACAACGTGAGCTCCTCAAATGCAGAACAAGCTCAGCTCTTGGACACTGGAAATCTCATCGTGAAGGGCAAAGGTGATACCATTCTATGGCAAAGCTTTACTTCTCCTACTGATACCTTGTTACCCACTCAGAGGATTAATGCTACCATCAAGCTCGTGTCCACTAATAGATTGCTTGTTCCTGGCCACTATAGCTTACATTTTGATGATCAGATCCTGATTTCACTATTTGAAAATCAAAAGGATGTCTCATTCATCTATTGGCCAGATCCAACTTTGACTATCTGGCAAAAGCTAAGGATACCTTTTATGATCAACACAAGTGGTGTTCTAGACAGCTTGGGGCAGTTCTGGGGAAGCGATAACACTTCTTTCATGGCTGCGGACTGGGGTAGTCACATTATAAGAAGGCTAACGTTGGATTATGATGGCAATCTCAGACTGTATAGTCTGGACGATAATGGAACATGGTCAGTCACATGGATGGCGTTTCCACAGCTCTGCAAGATACATGGTGTCTGCGGCAGAAATGGAATATGTGTGTATACTCCTGTGCCAACCTGTGTATGCCCCCCTGGTTTTGAAGTCATCGACCAAAGTGACTGGGGCGAAGGCTGCAGACCAAAGATCAATATTACTTGTGATAAGCAAACGGTGAAATTTGTTCATCTACCCAACACTAACTTCAACGGGCAAGATCTAAGTGCTCACCGTTCTGTCTCTCTTAACTTCTGCAAGCAGATATGTTTGATTGACTGCAATTGTAATGGGTTCGCATACATTCAAGGACTTGGTGACTGCTACCCGAAGGCTATTCTACTAAACGGCAGAAGTCTAGATGGTATCGGTAGCGTGTACCTTAAAATCGCAAAGGACTTAGAAGTATCTGGGTCCTCAATTCCTCGGCCACAAGTTTTTGGTCCTGAATATGGACCAAACTGCAGTGCAGCAAACGAATATGTCATTGCCAACTTCTCCAATATGAATAAGGCCAGTCAGAATATATCAAAGTATTTGTATTTCTACGGGTTTTTATCAGCGATATTTGTAGCAGAGTTAATATTTATTGTATTAGGATGGTTTATTTTGAGAAGGGAGAGAGGACAACTCAGAGGAGCATGGCCAGCTGAGGCAGGCTATGAAATGATAACAAACCATTTCCGAAGATATACCTATAGAGAGTTAGTGAAAGCTACTAGAAAATTTAAGGATGAGCTTGGAAGGGGAGCATCAGGCATCGTGTACAAAGGAGTTTTGAAAGACAATAGGGTTGTAGCTGTGAAAAAATTGGGAGATATAAACCAAGGTGGAGAAGAATTCCAGCATGAACTAAGTGTGATTGGCAGGATTTACCATATGAATCTAGTGAGAGTCTGGGGATTCTGTTCTGATGGTCCACACAGGATATTGATTTCAGAATATGTGAAGAATGGCTCGTTGGAAAAAACCTTGTTCGCCGTCGAAGGCTCAGAAATCTTACTTGAATGGAAGCAAAGGTTTAATATTGCCTTAGGCGTGGCAAGAGGATTGGCGTATCTTCATCATGAGTGCTTAGAGTGGGTCATCCACTGTGATGTCAAGCCTGAAAATATACTGCTGGATGAGAACTTGGTGCCAAAGATCGCTGACTTTGGCCTCGCGAAGCTCTTGAACAGAGGTGGATCAAATATAGATGTTTCTCGGATCCAAGGAACTAGAGGTTATTTAGCTCCTGAATGGGTTTCTAGTCTCCCAATAACCGCAAAGGTAGATGTTTACAGCTTTGGAGTGGTGCTACTGGAACTACTAAAGGGAGCCCGAATTTCGGACATGGAAAATAATGAGAATGAGGAGGTGGAGATGGTCCTTGGAAGGATAGTCAGGATGCTTAAAGAGAATTTGCAGTTGGATGGCACTGAACAATTTTGGATCCCCAACTTTATTGACAGTAGACTGAATGGCGACTTCAACTACTTGCAAGCAAGAACAATGATTAAGCTAGCTGTTTCATGTCTGGAGGAAGATAGAGGCAGAAGACCAACTATGGAAAATGTGGTGCAGACGCTTGTTTCAGTTGACGCTGTCAGCAGTGCAACTAAAATGGGAGGAGTTGCTTATTAA
- the LOC117853003 gene encoding putative receptor protein kinase ZmPK1, giving the protein MDACSASILLLTLIHLLSSISARDFLSAGSSLSVEQSSDVLHSRDGTFACGFYNISPNASTFSIWFSRSSERTIIWSANPLHPVYSWGSKVKLDVDGSMVLKDYNGQIVWSNNVSASDAGHIQAQLLGNGNLIVKGKGSAILWQSFDSPTDTLLPTQSISAPTKLVSTNRLLVPGHYSFHFDDQYLLSLFDDEKDISFIYWPNPSRNIWEKLRVPFNSTTSGALDTWGHFLGSDNSTFTAADWGPGIMRRLTLDYDGNLRLYSLNKADGTWSVTWMPFPQLCKVRGLCGENGICVYTPAPACVCAPGFVVIDPSDRSKGCRPKTNISCDAQKVKFAKLPHTDFLGYDMTTHHFVSLDFCMNKCLHDCNCKGFAYWEGTGDCYPKSIMLGGVTLHNLGSTGTMYIKIPKGLEVLDASIPQSQPFAPKYGPDCSTPNKYFVADFLGMLKRDQSELKYLYFYGFLSAIFLAELMFVVFGWFILRRERRELRGVWPAEAGYEMITNHFRRYTYRELVSATRKFKDEIGRGSSGIVYKGVLKDNRAVAVKKLAEINQGEEEFQHELSVISRIYHMNLVRVWGFSSDGPHRILVTEYFENGSLDNVLFGTEGSEILLGWKQRFNIALGVARGLAYLHHECSEWVIHCDVKPENILLDENLVPKIADFGLAKLQSRGGSNINVSKIQGTRGYLAPEWVSSLPITAKVDVYSFGVVLLELLKGVRASDMENNEDEEVEMVLGRISRMAKEKLKLDGSGSEQSWIADFIDARLNGQFNNMQARTMMRLAVSCMEEDRDRRPTMENVAQMLALVDDVSSTNVMAGPA; this is encoded by the coding sequence ATGGATGCATGCTCAGCCAGTATTCTCCTCCTCACTTTGATTCATCTGCTTTCGAGCATCTCAGCCCGTGATTTCCTCTCGGCAGGCTCCTCCCTCTCAGTTGAGCAGAGCTCCGATGTGCTCCACTCACGAGATGGTACTTTCGCCTGCGGCTTCTACAACATCTCTCCAAATGCCTCCACCTTCTCCATCTGGTTCTCCAGATCATCCGAAAGAACCATCATCTGGAGCGCAAATCCTCTACACCCTGTGTACAGCTGGGGATCCAAAGTCAAGTTAGATGTCGATGGGAGCATGGTTCTGAAAGATTACAATGGCCAgattgtgtggagcaacaatgTGAGCGCTTCGGATGCTGGGCATATTCAAGCTCAGCTATTGGGCAATGGGAACCTCATTGTGAAGGGCAAAGGTAGTGCCATCCTGTGGCAAAGCTTTGATTCTCCTACTGATACCTTGCTACCCACTCAGAGCATTAGTGCTCCTACAAAGCTGGTCTCTACTAACAGGTTACTTGTTCCTGGCCATTACAGCTTCCATTTTGACGATCAGTACTTACTTTCTCTGTTTGATGATGAGAAGGACATCTCCTTTATCTATTGGCCAAATCCAAGTAGGAATATCTGGGAAAAGCTTAGAGTGCCATTCAATAGCACCACATCTGGGGCTCTTGATACCTGGGGACATTTCCTTGGAAGTGACAACTCAACCTTCACAGCTGCTGATTGGGGTCCTGGGATCATGAGGCGACTAACACTGGATTATGATGGCAACCTCAGATTATACAGTCTCAATAAGGCAGACGGAACATGGTCCGTCACATGGATGCCATTTCCTCAGCTCTGCAAAGTACGCGGTTTGTGCGGTGAAAATGGAATATGCGTGTATACGCCTGCACCTGCTTGTGTGTGTGCCCCTGGTTTTGTAGTCATTGACCCAAGCGACCGGAGCAAAGGCTGCAGACCAAAGACCAACATCAGTTGTGATGCACAGAAGGTGAAATTTGCTAAGCTACCCCACACTGATTTCTTGGGGTATGATATGACTACCCACCATTTCGTTTCTCTTGACTTTTGCATGAACAAATGCTTGCATGACTGCAATTGTAAGGGTTTTGCCTACTGGGAAGGAACTGGAGATTGCTATCCAAAGTCTATTATGCTTGGTGGTGTAACCCTGCATAACCTTGGTAGTACTGGTACCATGTACATCAAGATTCCTAAGGGACTAGAAGTGTTGGATGCCTCAATTCCGCAGTCACAACCTTTTGCTCCTAAGTATGGTCCTGACTGTAGCACACCAAATAAATACTTTGTAGCAGATTTTCTGGGTATGCTTAAGAGAGATCAGAGTGAGTTGAAGTATTTGTACTTCTATGGATTTTTATCAGCAATATTTCTGGCAGAGCTTATGTTTGTTGTATTTGGATGGTTTATTCTGAGGAGGGAGCGCAGGGAACTGAGAGGAGTATGGCCAGCTGAGGCTGGATATGAAATGATAACTAACCATTTTCGCAGGTACACCTACAGAGAGTTGGTGTCAGCGACTAGAAAGTTCAAGGATGAAATTGGAAGGGGATCATCAGGCATTGTATACAAAGGAGTCCTGAAAGACAACAGGGCAGTAGCTGTGAAAAAGTTGGCAGAAATAAACCAAGGTGAAGAAGAATTCCAGCATGAACTGAGTGTGATTAGTAGGATTTACCATATGAATCTTGTGAGAGTTTGGGGTTTCAGTTCTGATGGTCCACACAGGATATTGGTTACAGAATATTTTGAGAATGGTTCATTGGATAATGTCTTATTTGGTACTGAGGGTTCAGAAATTTTACTTGGATGGAAGCAAAGATTTAACATTGCCCTAGGGGTGGCTAGAGGACTGGCATATCTTCACCACGAGTGTTCAGAGTGGGTCATCCACTGTGATGTGAAGCCCGAAAATATACTGCTGGATGAGAACTTGGTGCCAAAGATTGCTGACTTTGGCCTTGCAAAGCTCCAGAGCAGAGGTGGATCCAACATAAATGTTTCAAAGATCCAAGGAACTAGAGGTTATTTAGCGCCTGAATGGGTTTCTAGTCTCCCAATTACAGCAAAGGTTGATGTCTACAGCTTTGGAGTGGTGCTACTAGAACTACTCAAGGGAGTTCGTGCCTCTGACATGGAAAATAATGAGGATGAGGAAGTGGAGATGGTCCTTGGAAGGATATCAAGGATGGCCAAAGAAAAGCTGAAGTTGGATGGCAGTGGCAGTGAACAATCTTGGATCGCCGACTTTATTGACGCTAGACTAAATGGTCAATTCAACAATATGCAAGCAAGAACAATGATGAGACTGGCTGTTTCATGCATGGAGGAAGATAGAGACAGAAGACCAACCATGGAAAATGTGGCCCAGATGCTTGCTTTAGTAGATGATGTCAGTAGCACAAATGTAATGGCAGGACCTGCTTAA